In Shewanella sp. VB17, a single genomic region encodes these proteins:
- a CDS encoding GNAT family N-acetyltransferase: protein MIVAETERLILRRFTAEDKQAIFLLNSIPEILTYIPGEPMSSVKQAEDILNELIFPHYEQFGFGRWAVEHKMDNKVIGFCGPIFVQEFNEVELGYRYLPEYWGKGIGFEAANASLAEMPSLSINNIIALILLGNKGSEALAKKIGMTERGRDSFMGHKVNVFQKNII from the coding sequence TTGATTGTTGCTGAAACTGAACGGCTCATATTACGTCGCTTTACCGCGGAAGATAAACAAGCCATTTTTCTGTTAAATAGCATTCCAGAGATATTAACCTACATCCCTGGAGAGCCTATGTCATCGGTTAAACAAGCTGAAGATATCTTAAATGAACTTATTTTTCCTCATTATGAGCAGTTTGGCTTTGGTCGCTGGGCAGTTGAGCATAAAATGGATAACAAGGTGATTGGATTTTGTGGGCCGATATTTGTACAAGAGTTTAATGAGGTCGAACTAGGTTATCGCTATCTTCCAGAATATTGGGGAAAAGGGATCGGTTTTGAAGCAGCTAATGCTTCACTTGCTGAAATGCCAAGTTTGAGCATAAATAATATCATCGCCCTTATCTTGTTAGGTAACAAAGGTTCCGAAGCTCTGGCTAAAAAAATCGGTATGACTGAACGAGGACGAGATAGTTTTATGGGACATAAGGTCAATGTATTCCAAAAAAATATAATATAA
- a CDS encoding ADP-ribosyltransferase, translated as MKKRNLNLTNTKIPPPLNSSLSKLAQFKTFSLLLGLILSFSVLAQPGDYADIFADLTKKTSRSAAFLERQVAHMTLVHQADTQGVLSLVNNDEYTTIRTYTRNQTLFNNYLKQGVNIDHFVNVQAQDLDMALSKLPDFEEITYRGIIAPKGVFGTKIIANDVVSNNLFMSTSSSKEYPKSFALASSDNAGVVFRIEGKTGKNIALFSRFQGIKGEAEVLFRPNTQFRVLDIKKSAGKTYVLLKQELNYVGPAKRIFDGDPINIAICGIN; from the coding sequence ATGAAAAAGCGTAATTTAAATTTAACAAACACAAAGATACCCCCCCCATTGAACAGCAGTTTATCTAAACTGGCCCAATTTAAAACGTTTTCCTTACTATTAGGCTTAATACTCAGCTTTAGTGTCCTAGCTCAACCTGGAGACTATGCGGATATTTTTGCAGATTTGACAAAAAAAACATCCCGCTCAGCCGCCTTTCTTGAAAGGCAGGTTGCACATATGACCTTGGTCCATCAAGCTGATACTCAAGGAGTATTGTCTTTAGTCAATAATGATGAATACACCACTATCAGAACCTATACACGTAACCAGACCTTATTTAACAATTACTTAAAACAAGGCGTGAATATAGATCATTTTGTGAATGTACAAGCACAAGATTTGGATATGGCGTTATCTAAATTACCCGATTTTGAAGAAATTACCTATCGGGGCATCATCGCACCAAAAGGAGTATTCGGAACTAAGATTATTGCTAATGATGTAGTCAGCAACAATTTATTTATGTCGACCTCTTCTTCTAAAGAATATCCTAAGAGCTTCGCTCTAGCCTCTTCAGATAACGCTGGCGTTGTTTTTCGTATTGAAGGCAAAACGGGGAAAAATATTGCTTTATTTTCTCGCTTCCAAGGAATTAAAGGTGAAGCTGAAGTCTTATTTAGGCCAAACACACAATTCAGAGTATTGGATATCAAAAAATCGGCAGGAAAAACCTACGTACTTCTCAAACAAGAACTCAATTATGTCGGTCCGGCTAAAAGAATATTCGACGGTGATCCGATTAATATTGCTATCTGCGGCATCAATTAA
- a CDS encoding D-serine ammonia-lyase, with translation MNKQEIVQLVNEFPLVAELMSLKPLSWFNPNVTSYAEALPYVELTEVDVKETSDRLARFASFLCRVFPETIASKGIIESPLLAISTMQIALSERYETKLLGKMMIKLDAQLPISGSIKARGGIHEVLQHAERLALNAGILKLDDDYSKLDSDVCRAFFNQYKIAVGSTGNLGLSIGIIGACLGFRVSVHMSADARQWKKDRLRSHGVNVVEYEFDYSIAVERGRIEAEADPCCHFVDDENSTSLFLGYAVAGERLKQQLIEQEVVVDTKHPLFVYLPCGVGGGPGGIAFGLKQAFGDNVHCIFAEPTQSPCMLLGVHTGLHDKIAVQDLGIDNITAADGLAVGRASGFVGKAMERMIDGYITISDDEMYRLLGMMYDTEGLKLEPSALAGVPGIVHVLNNEAYLERMGLKGLLANATHVVWATGGGMVPEVEMTQYLQQARV, from the coding sequence ATGAATAAACAAGAAATAGTGCAATTAGTGAATGAATTCCCTTTAGTGGCCGAGTTAATGAGCCTTAAGCCCTTAAGTTGGTTTAATCCTAATGTGACAAGTTATGCTGAAGCATTACCTTATGTCGAATTGACTGAGGTTGATGTGAAAGAAACCAGTGACAGATTGGCGAGATTTGCATCGTTTCTTTGTCGTGTATTTCCTGAAACAATAGCAAGTAAAGGGATCATAGAGTCACCTTTACTTGCTATTTCGACAATGCAAATAGCCTTAAGTGAACGTTATGAGACAAAGCTTTTAGGTAAAATGATGATCAAACTAGATGCTCAGTTGCCTATATCGGGTTCGATTAAAGCCAGAGGTGGAATTCATGAGGTGCTGCAACATGCAGAAAGGTTAGCACTTAACGCAGGGATCCTTAAACTTGATGATGATTACAGTAAGCTTGATAGTGATGTGTGTAGGGCTTTTTTTAACCAATATAAGATAGCTGTCGGATCCACTGGAAATTTAGGTTTGTCGATTGGCATTATTGGTGCTTGTTTAGGTTTTAGGGTAAGCGTGCATATGTCAGCCGATGCTCGTCAATGGAAAAAAGATCGTTTGCGCAGTCATGGGGTTAATGTGGTTGAATATGAATTCGATTACAGTATTGCAGTTGAGCGTGGCCGCATTGAAGCTGAGGCCGATCCATGTTGTCACTTTGTCGACGATGAAAACTCGACTTCGTTGTTTTTAGGTTATGCGGTTGCGGGTGAACGACTAAAGCAGCAACTTATTGAACAAGAAGTGGTTGTCGATACAAAGCATCCATTGTTTGTCTACTTGCCTTGCGGTGTTGGTGGTGGTCCCGGTGGGATCGCTTTTGGTCTTAAGCAAGCCTTCGGTGATAATGTACACTGTATCTTCGCTGAGCCGACACAATCACCCTGTATGTTATTAGGCGTTCACACTGGGCTGCATGATAAAATAGCAGTGCAGGATCTTGGGATTGACAATATCACTGCAGCAGATGGATTGGCAGTAGGGCGTGCTTCAGGCTTTGTTGGTAAGGCGATGGAACGAATGATCGATGGTTATATCACCATTAGTGATGATGAGATGTATCGACTATTGGGTATGATGTATGATACTGAAGGTCTCAAATTAGAACCTTCAGCTTTGGCTGGAGTACCTGGTATTGTTCATGTATTGAATAACGAAGCATATCTTGAGCGTATGGGACTTAAAGGTTTGCTGGCTAATGCGACTCATGTGGTTTGGGCTACTGGCGGCGGTATGGTGCCTGAAGTTGAAATGACTCAATATTTGCAGCAAGCAAGAGTCTAG
- a CDS encoding dermonecrotic toxin domain-containing protein: protein MTSKLSLSISFTIALTLNPFYVLADISNNEVNLPTQSTSPDPLAIRYDQAWKISFARDHAQIVQQIPDPQMIAAKELKKALEKHNYHDIDPDNTFYNYFDGAVNSPRSYNGWEHFTQPKRSYTLTQAAILNVFNQFRDSFPGEIDLYTGVYKQGIGASRYNENNDVRLLSSKLWDIAYYDLDIQASYTAALKDFWQTYGEKFTHLMRDSFAFSAYQQYQLGLLTQAQYQLANAIIKGQRSQDIYVYRFDIYGYDATDILVIEQQGHDAGLLYIPGSAQAFIPFNNERHLKKIIYKAIQTDKSKLALAKHFSLYDRQDGVSYYGINSALNGLADNSWDDSYLMEKKHPIYDDVFARLTELQKARMASDGDTVIKSNSESERDYILSTTYSLFTVLPIMDVILPELGIPITLAIGSTQLGLSIDQSINGDTLAERLQGTKMTAVNTALLAATAVIPTVAKYGRNVSESLVTVSESMDNQILLNPGITESEMTGFTHIPKIIEHPQTGEELLGVTLTDQPRNVLLKADGFGMYKEVDPLSGRIISDARVMRTLSYDTGEVQWLSRGGLKGGGVSESGEEVGGSVNSEQSNENTVQSEILLPEDLPQRPGLGGSGYAQMGGRLDDVTRDFLELEMKVDPYAKLNDVKALHRLNQQAQTEIENMPFLRSYETELTGITTFRGDERLPDELFHSGFNRRVGPVEYISLAEHTKAIRGVISTSTNESVAVSYAIHNQRGYVYAIELNHGGVAVNTSLRGETLHEVATLNIPPEDIMFAVGPFNNTEVNLSIIKEKVDARTAELLINPHATASAEVADAAFEKLKTTLKYDLSPEMSFTERYENRQDLFWHEDEAIIEPIVETIH from the coding sequence ATGACAAGTAAATTATCTCTGAGTATAAGCTTCACCATTGCATTAACTCTCAATCCATTCTATGTATTAGCCGATATATCTAACAATGAAGTTAACTTACCAACTCAATCAACATCACCAGACCCATTAGCTATACGTTATGATCAAGCTTGGAAAATAAGTTTTGCTCGAGATCATGCCCAAATTGTTCAGCAGATCCCGGACCCTCAAATGATCGCGGCCAAAGAATTAAAAAAGGCATTAGAAAAACACAATTATCACGATATAGATCCAGACAATACCTTCTACAACTATTTTGATGGTGCCGTTAACAGTCCAAGGAGCTATAACGGTTGGGAACATTTCACTCAACCAAAAAGGTCTTATACCTTAACTCAGGCCGCAATACTGAATGTTTTTAATCAATTTCGTGACAGTTTTCCCGGAGAGATAGATCTCTACACTGGTGTTTATAAGCAAGGAATAGGGGCAAGCCGTTATAATGAAAACAATGATGTTCGGCTGCTTTCTTCCAAATTATGGGACATCGCCTATTACGATCTCGATATTCAGGCTTCGTACACCGCGGCGCTAAAAGATTTTTGGCAAACTTATGGCGAAAAATTTACTCATCTAATGCGCGATAGTTTCGCTTTTTCTGCCTACCAACAATACCAACTTGGCTTACTTACCCAAGCACAATACCAACTCGCCAATGCCATTATTAAAGGTCAACGTTCACAAGATATTTATGTCTACCGTTTTGATATTTATGGCTACGATGCAACTGACATTTTAGTTATAGAGCAGCAGGGCCATGACGCAGGTTTACTTTATATCCCAGGCTCTGCTCAGGCCTTTATTCCTTTTAATAATGAACGTCATTTAAAAAAGATTATTTATAAAGCAATACAAACCGACAAATCAAAACTGGCATTAGCTAAGCACTTCAGCCTATATGATCGCCAAGATGGTGTCAGCTATTACGGTATCAATTCAGCATTAAACGGATTAGCAGATAATTCATGGGATGACTCTTATTTAATGGAGAAAAAACATCCGATTTATGATGATGTATTTGCACGCCTAACTGAACTACAAAAAGCCAGAATGGCCAGTGATGGTGATACTGTCATAAAATCTAATAGTGAATCAGAGCGCGACTATATTCTTAGCACCACTTATTCCTTATTCACCGTATTACCCATTATGGATGTTATATTACCAGAACTCGGCATACCAATCACTCTGGCTATTGGTTCGACTCAACTTGGATTAAGTATTGATCAGTCTATCAACGGCGACACATTAGCAGAACGCTTACAAGGCACTAAAATGACGGCGGTTAACACTGCCCTACTTGCTGCTACAGCGGTCATTCCAACGGTTGCAAAATATGGCCGTAATGTGTCCGAATCTCTCGTGACTGTTTCGGAAAGCATGGATAACCAAATCCTTTTAAATCCGGGTATTACTGAATCTGAAATGACAGGCTTCACTCATATCCCCAAAATTATCGAGCACCCTCAGACCGGTGAAGAATTGCTTGGGGTAACACTCACTGATCAACCCAGAAATGTATTGCTTAAAGCAGATGGTTTTGGAATGTACAAGGAAGTTGATCCATTAAGTGGACGTATTATTTCGGATGCACGCGTAATGCGAACGCTGTCCTATGACACTGGCGAGGTACAATGGCTGAGTCGTGGTGGTTTAAAAGGTGGTGGCGTCAGTGAGTCAGGAGAAGAAGTTGGGGGGTCAGTCAACTCAGAACAAAGCAATGAAAATACAGTACAGTCTGAAATATTATTGCCAGAAGATCTCCCACAACGACCAGGATTGGGTGGTTCCGGCTATGCACAAATGGGAGGGCGTCTTGATGATGTCACTCGCGATTTTTTAGAGCTTGAGATGAAAGTCGATCCTTATGCCAAATTAAATGATGTGAAAGCGCTGCATCGTTTAAATCAACAAGCTCAAACAGAAATCGAAAACATGCCATTTTTACGCAGTTATGAAACTGAATTAACGGGTATAACAACGTTTAGAGGAGATGAACGCTTACCTGATGAGTTATTCCACAGCGGTTTTAATCGCAGAGTGGGCCCCGTTGAATATATCAGTTTAGCTGAACACACCAAAGCCATTCGTGGTGTGATATCAACCAGCACAAATGAATCTGTTGCTGTCAGTTACGCCATTCATAACCAACGAGGTTATGTTTACGCTATCGAACTCAATCACGGTGGCGTTGCTGTGAATACTTCATTGCGCGGTGAAACCTTACATGAAGTCGCCACCCTTAATATTCCACCAGAAGATATTATGTTTGCCGTTGGGCCCTTTAACAATACTGAAGTTAACCTTAGCATCATCAAAGAAAAAGTCGATGCTAGAACCGCTGAACTATTGATTAACCCACATGCGACTGCATCGGCAGAGGTTGCTGACGCGGCATTTGAGAAGCTCAAAACCACCTTAAAATACGATTTAAGCCCTGAAATGTCTTTTACGGAACGCTATGAAAACCGCCAAGATCTTTTTTGGCATGAAGATGAAGCCATAATAGAGCCAATAGTTGAAACCATACATTAA